One stretch of Streptomyces hygroscopicus DNA includes these proteins:
- a CDS encoding GdmJ encodes MTISSEPGSHTAETVAQEVQQFLEQRTKQTWDPDTDLFGTGAVSSMFAMELVVHLESTFDVVITGPDLALDNFRTVNAMTTMVLRLRGAQP; translated from the coding sequence GTGACCATCTCATCCGAGCCGGGCAGCCACACCGCCGAGACGGTGGCGCAGGAGGTGCAGCAGTTCCTCGAACAGCGCACCAAGCAGACCTGGGACCCGGACACCGACCTGTTCGGCACCGGCGCCGTGTCCTCGATGTTCGCCATGGAGCTGGTCGTGCACCTGGAGTCGACCTTCGACGTGGTGATCACCGGCCCCGACCTGGCGCTGGACAACTTCCGCACGGTCAACGCGATGACCACGATGGTCCTGCGGCTGCGCGGGGCACAGCCGTGA
- a CDS encoding GdmI, whose protein sequence is MTDAATSHTELVSGLIGDRADAWDLAGELPRDLLVKLGASGVLCAQVGAEHGGTGLDSHANGELTAAVGARCSSLRSVMTSQGMAAWTVRRLGGAEQWGTFLPRLTSGDLAAVGFSEPGAGSDLAAMETEIADDGTHVVVTGRKVWITAAHYADLLVVFGKYRGGAAAVVVPAQAPGVRITRVPDPLGCRAAGHADITLDAVRVPAGHVLGGTGLPLPLATTAALTYGRMSVAWGCVGILRACLDAAATHTASREQSGRKLAEHQLVARHLAELYVAERHATRACEHASASWDTGSPDMAVDAVHAKYVASREAAEGAARAVQLLASAAASDGHVVARAYRDAKLMEVIEGTSEICQLVLAQHTRKKVQA, encoded by the coding sequence GTGACCGACGCCGCCACCAGCCATACGGAGCTGGTCAGCGGGTTGATCGGGGACCGGGCGGACGCCTGGGACCTGGCCGGGGAGCTGCCCCGCGACCTCCTGGTCAAACTCGGCGCCTCCGGTGTGCTGTGCGCGCAGGTCGGCGCCGAGCACGGCGGCACCGGACTGGACAGCCATGCCAACGGGGAGCTCACCGCGGCGGTCGGCGCCCGGTGCAGCTCGCTGCGCAGCGTGATGACGTCCCAGGGCATGGCGGCATGGACCGTACGGCGGCTGGGCGGTGCGGAGCAGTGGGGCACCTTTCTGCCCCGGCTGACCTCCGGTGACCTGGCGGCGGTCGGATTCAGCGAGCCCGGGGCGGGCAGCGACCTGGCGGCGATGGAGACCGAGATCGCCGACGACGGCACACACGTGGTCGTCACCGGGCGCAAGGTGTGGATCACCGCCGCCCACTACGCCGACCTGCTGGTGGTGTTCGGGAAGTACCGCGGCGGCGCCGCGGCCGTGGTCGTGCCCGCCCAGGCCCCCGGCGTCCGCATCACGCGGGTGCCGGACCCGCTGGGCTGCCGCGCCGCCGGCCACGCGGACATCACCCTGGACGCGGTCCGGGTACCCGCCGGCCACGTACTCGGTGGCACCGGACTGCCGCTGCCCCTGGCGACCACCGCGGCGCTCACCTACGGGCGCATGTCCGTGGCGTGGGGGTGCGTCGGCATCCTGCGCGCCTGCCTGGACGCCGCCGCCACGCACACCGCCAGCCGGGAACAGTCCGGCCGCAAACTCGCCGAGCACCAGCTGGTGGCCCGGCACCTGGCCGAACTGTACGTCGCGGAGCGGCACGCCACCCGGGCCTGCGAACACGCCAGCGCCTCCTGGGACACCGGCTCGCCCGACATGGCGGTCGACGCGGTGCACGCCAAGTACGTCGCGTCCCGCGAGGCCGCCGAGGGCGCGGCACGCGCCGTACAGCTCCTGGCGTCGGCCGCGGCATCCGACGGCCATGTGGTGGCCCGGGCCTACCGCGACGCGAAGCTGATGGAAGTCATCGAGGGCACCAGCGAGATCTGCCAGCTCGTCCTCGCCCAGCACACGCGGAAGAAGGTGCAAGCATGA